Proteins from one Mycobacterium sp. SMC-2 genomic window:
- a CDS encoding acyl-CoA dehydrogenase family protein, translated as MDRYELRRLDYSLTSDHEALQAAYRDFFKTHCSIDTVRAAEETGFDKNLWERLCAMGATTMALPESAGGDGATVVDLTLVAEEIGRSLAPVPWVDQVCTARLLARLGAAEPDVVHGKRLVAFDPQHDSASGARLIPAGSIADQIIVRDGTDVVALTFGTRPTKVDNIGRLPMAWVDPATADTRTVLASGSDALAEYQRALDEWRVLTAAALVGLVEETMTIAAEFAKTRYTLGVPISTLQGISHPLANIAITVQGGRNLARRAAWFLDNEPHERPELAPSAFVFMAEEAAKAATMAVHVQGGLGVSAEAAATAYLVRARGWALAGGDPGASAKYIGELVAAREGGEGA; from the coding sequence ATGGACCGTTACGAGCTACGCAGGCTCGACTACAGCCTGACGTCGGATCACGAGGCGTTGCAGGCCGCGTACCGCGATTTCTTCAAGACACATTGTTCGATCGACACCGTACGCGCCGCGGAGGAAACCGGTTTCGACAAGAACCTGTGGGAGCGGTTGTGCGCCATGGGCGCAACGACCATGGCGCTCCCGGAGTCCGCGGGTGGCGACGGTGCCACGGTCGTCGATCTGACGTTGGTCGCGGAGGAGATTGGCCGGTCGCTGGCACCGGTGCCGTGGGTCGACCAGGTCTGCACGGCGCGGTTGCTGGCTCGACTGGGCGCGGCGGAACCCGATGTGGTGCATGGCAAGCGACTCGTCGCATTCGATCCGCAGCACGACAGCGCCTCTGGTGCTCGCCTCATCCCCGCCGGGTCGATTGCCGACCAGATCATCGTGCGCGACGGCACGGACGTCGTTGCGCTGACGTTCGGTACGCGCCCGACGAAGGTTGACAACATCGGCCGGCTGCCGATGGCCTGGGTGGATCCGGCGACCGCCGACACCCGCACCGTGCTGGCCAGTGGATCCGACGCGTTGGCGGAATATCAACGGGCGCTGGATGAGTGGCGGGTGCTGACGGCCGCGGCGTTGGTAGGTCTGGTAGAGGAGACCATGACGATCGCGGCCGAGTTCGCCAAGACCCGCTACACGTTGGGCGTGCCGATCTCGACGCTGCAGGGCATCTCTCATCCGCTGGCCAACATCGCGATCACCGTGCAGGGCGGCCGCAATCTGGCGCGGCGCGCGGCCTGGTTCTTGGATAACGAGCCCCACGAGCGTCCGGAACTGGCGCCCTCGGCGTTCGTGTTCATGGCGGAAGAGGCAGCGAAGGCGGCGACCATGGCGGTGCATGTGCAAGGTGGCCTTGGTGTTTCGGCGGAGGCGGCCGCGACGGCCTATCTGGTGCGTGCCCGTGGCTGGGCGCTGGCCGGTGGGGATCCTGGGGCGAGCGCCAAGTACATAGGCGAACTCGTCGCCGCACGCGAAGGTGGAGAGGGAGCATAG
- a CDS encoding enoyl-CoA hydratase/isomerase family protein: MPTDSFDTINYDVDGHTATITLNRPDALNALSPHMITELRAAYVEAENDDKVWLTIVTGTGRAFCTGADVKAIPEDGKVIYERPYLSTYDQWEAPQEGTPPFRTAAKPVLAAVNGLCCGAGMDWVTTSDIVIASEQATFFDPHVSIGLVAGREMVRVSRVLPRSIALRMALMGKHERMSAGRAYELGLISEIVEHDRLLERAHEIADVVNSNAPLAVRGTRLAIIKGLNVPLHEAEIMAETFRERVLRTEDAAEGPKAFVEKRKPDWQCR; this comes from the coding sequence ATGCCTACTGACTCGTTCGACACCATCAACTACGACGTCGACGGGCATACCGCCACCATCACGCTGAACCGTCCGGACGCCCTCAATGCGCTCAGCCCGCACATGATCACCGAACTGCGGGCCGCCTACGTGGAGGCCGAAAACGATGACAAGGTGTGGCTGACGATCGTGACCGGCACCGGTCGCGCGTTCTGCACCGGTGCCGACGTCAAGGCCATCCCCGAAGACGGCAAGGTGATCTACGAGCGCCCGTACCTGTCGACCTACGACCAATGGGAGGCGCCGCAGGAGGGCACTCCGCCGTTTCGCACGGCCGCCAAGCCGGTGCTCGCCGCGGTCAACGGGTTATGCTGCGGCGCCGGCATGGACTGGGTCACCACCTCGGACATCGTGATCGCCTCGGAGCAAGCCACTTTCTTCGATCCTCATGTGAGCATCGGGCTGGTGGCCGGACGCGAGATGGTGCGGGTGTCGCGCGTGCTGCCCCGCTCCATTGCCCTGCGCATGGCGTTGATGGGCAAGCACGAGCGGATGAGCGCGGGGCGCGCCTACGAACTCGGTTTGATCAGCGAAATCGTCGAGCACGACCGGCTCCTCGAGCGGGCCCACGAGATTGCCGACGTCGTCAACTCCAATGCGCCGCTGGCGGTTCGGGGAACTCGGCTGGCCATCATCAAGGGCCTCAACGTGCCGCTGCACGAAGCCGAGATCATGGCCGAGACGTTCCGCGAGCGTGTATTGCGCACCGAGGACGCGGCGGAAGGGCCCAAGGCCTTCGTGGAGAAACGCAAGCCGGATTGGCAATGCCGATGA
- a CDS encoding dihydrodipicolinate synthase family protein, translated as MATASEARAWARGALRGIGDSLYTPFCGPDGDNIDWEAYRTLVRYCVGDLGHPMLWCTSGLSEFWALTLDERKRLLEVAIEEGRAVNPDVVVQACTAAMTAKDCVDLTLHAQEAGADIAYIQTPMMEAHGGEGVLRFFKYVASRTDIALGMFNSPSSGYVLTAAESARIYDEVPAVCATKEGAFRPASSRLLHQLAPGLVLWECDKTVYRAGWLRDGIVCPAQLGTAGYLFETPQRRLFSQYWDLVQNDKLLEAMDFGRESGLDQFDLDVGSWWTCYPGRPDYFTHWGGAFKYAASLLGLPIGAYPHSRPPQAELPPEAKAQIEEAYRRLGLI; from the coding sequence GTGGCAACGGCAAGCGAGGCGCGTGCCTGGGCGCGCGGGGCATTGCGGGGAATCGGCGACTCCCTCTACACCCCGTTCTGCGGCCCGGATGGCGACAACATCGACTGGGAGGCGTACCGCACGCTGGTGCGCTACTGCGTCGGCGACCTCGGGCACCCGATGTTGTGGTGCACCAGTGGGCTGTCCGAATTCTGGGCGTTGACCCTGGACGAACGAAAACGCTTGCTGGAGGTCGCAATCGAGGAGGGACGCGCCGTCAATCCCGACGTCGTCGTGCAGGCGTGCACGGCGGCCATGACGGCCAAGGACTGTGTGGACTTGACGCTGCACGCCCAGGAGGCCGGCGCCGACATCGCCTACATCCAGACGCCGATGATGGAGGCGCATGGCGGCGAGGGCGTGCTGCGATTCTTCAAGTACGTCGCTTCGCGTACCGACATCGCGCTGGGCATGTTCAACTCGCCCTCATCCGGCTACGTGCTGACGGCGGCGGAAAGCGCACGGATCTACGACGAGGTGCCCGCGGTGTGCGCCACCAAGGAGGGCGCCTTCCGGCCGGCCAGCAGCCGGTTGCTGCACCAGTTGGCGCCGGGCCTGGTGCTCTGGGAATGCGACAAGACGGTGTATCGCGCGGGATGGCTGCGCGACGGGATCGTCTGCCCGGCACAGCTGGGCACCGCGGGCTACCTGTTCGAGACGCCGCAGCGGCGATTGTTCTCCCAGTACTGGGATTTGGTGCAAAACGACAAGCTGCTCGAGGCGATGGACTTCGGCCGTGAGTCGGGCCTGGACCAGTTCGACCTCGATGTCGGGTCCTGGTGGACGTGCTACCCGGGGCGGCCGGACTACTTCACCCACTGGGGTGGCGCGTTCAAATACGCCGCCTCGCTACTGGGCTTGCCGATAGGTGCGTATCCGCATTCCCGGCCTCCCCAAGCGGAGTTGCCGCCCGAGGCCAAGGCGCAGATCGAGGAGGCCTACCGCCGTCTCGGGCTCATCTGA
- a CDS encoding acyl-CoA synthetase, translating to MSEWTVGAVLDAIADVVPDRLMTVCGDRKSTFAESARRTNRLANYLEAKGFGVYAARDELQRWECGQDRIALIMYNDLYPDMVIGCLKARTVPVNVNHHYSPREIRDLLDYVRPRGIIYHRSLGARFADVLPPAGTELLISIDDGSAAPQLPKAISLDEVLAAASPDREDAGSPDDLIMMCTGGTTGRPKGVLWRQSDMYVSSMVGADHASVAEIHDKVAGGGQPWFAVSPLMHAAGMWTAFSAHCAGLPVVLYDDRNKLDVRSVWETAEREKVGMMTMVGDAYAGPLIAELRARSYDLSSLQAIGTGGAATNAKHKRALMECLPHITIIEGYGSSESGNMAFGHSREGNASETFQPRDGATVVSADRSRFLWPGEREVGWAARTGRIPLGYFGDPEATQRTFPEIDGRRVVLPGDRASLEADGTIRLFGRDSLVVNTGGEKVFVEEVEEVLRAQPGVVDALVVGRPSERWGEEVVALVATHPDARPTRDALYGACTTQLAHFKAPKDFIFVEQIERLGNGKPNYRWAKRQATAKAPMST from the coding sequence ATGAGTGAATGGACTGTGGGCGCCGTTCTGGACGCCATCGCGGACGTGGTGCCCGACCGCCTGATGACCGTGTGCGGCGACCGCAAAAGCACGTTCGCCGAATCCGCGCGCCGCACCAACCGATTGGCGAACTACCTGGAGGCCAAGGGTTTCGGCGTCTACGCGGCGCGTGACGAGTTGCAGCGGTGGGAGTGCGGCCAGGACCGCATCGCGCTCATCATGTACAACGACCTATACCCCGACATGGTGATCGGATGCCTCAAGGCGCGCACCGTCCCGGTCAACGTGAACCACCACTACTCGCCACGGGAAATCCGCGACCTGCTCGACTACGTCCGCCCCCGGGGCATCATCTATCACCGTTCGCTCGGCGCCCGGTTCGCCGACGTGTTGCCGCCGGCCGGAACCGAGCTGCTGATCTCCATCGACGACGGCAGCGCCGCTCCCCAACTGCCGAAAGCGATCTCGCTCGACGAAGTCCTGGCGGCCGCCAGCCCGGACCGAGAGGACGCGGGTTCCCCGGACGACCTCATCATGATGTGCACCGGTGGAACGACGGGACGCCCGAAGGGTGTTCTGTGGCGACAGAGCGACATGTATGTCTCGTCGATGGTGGGCGCCGACCATGCCAGCGTCGCCGAGATCCACGACAAGGTGGCCGGCGGCGGGCAGCCGTGGTTCGCCGTCTCTCCGCTCATGCACGCCGCCGGCATGTGGACCGCCTTCTCCGCGCACTGCGCCGGCCTGCCGGTGGTGCTCTACGACGACCGCAACAAGCTGGACGTACGGTCGGTGTGGGAAACCGCCGAGCGGGAGAAGGTGGGCATGATGACCATGGTGGGTGACGCGTACGCCGGGCCGCTGATCGCCGAGCTACGCGCGCGCTCCTACGACCTGTCCTCACTGCAGGCGATCGGCACCGGCGGCGCCGCGACGAATGCGAAACACAAACGCGCACTGATGGAATGCCTGCCACACATCACCATCATCGAGGGCTACGGGTCTTCCGAGAGCGGCAACATGGCGTTCGGGCACAGCCGCGAAGGGAACGCCAGCGAGACCTTTCAGCCCAGGGACGGGGCCACCGTGGTGTCGGCCGATCGCAGCCGGTTCCTGTGGCCCGGTGAGCGAGAGGTTGGCTGGGCCGCCCGGACCGGCCGCATTCCGCTCGGCTACTTCGGCGATCCCGAGGCCACGCAGCGGACCTTCCCGGAGATCGACGGCCGACGGGTGGTGCTACCGGGTGACCGGGCGTCGCTGGAAGCCGACGGCACCATTCGCCTGTTCGGCCGCGATTCGCTGGTGGTGAACACCGGTGGCGAAAAGGTTTTTGTCGAAGAGGTCGAGGAAGTGCTCCGGGCGCAGCCGGGCGTCGTCGACGCTTTGGTTGTGGGGCGCCCGAGCGAGCGGTGGGGCGAAGAGGTCGTCGCTCTCGTCGCGACGCACCCCGACGCCCGCCCCACCCGTGACGCCCTGTACGGCGCGTGCACCACGCAGCTGGCGCACTTCAAGGCGCCCAAGGACTTCATCTTCGTCGAGCAGATCGAACGCCTGGGCAACGGCAAGCCCAACTACCGTTGGGCGAAGCGCCAGGCAACGGCAAAGGCGCCGATGTCGACATGA
- a CDS encoding enoyl-CoA hydratase/isomerase family protein, with protein MSQEADAAGAEGAVAVRRDGAVLRITLDRPSRRNSLSEPMIGTLVETLTDAGADDSLRAVHIRGGDDFCAGVDWVASNDRRRPRTGDLVRRIPHAAHRVIELVASIQLPVLCTVRGWAAGFGCNLALAADFTVAAADAVFWEPFVDRGFSPDSGATWLLPRLVGLARARRMLLLGEKVSAVDAADWGLIHQAVSPAELDDVTEELLQRLASGPTTAIGLAKQALSFGQDTTLSQSMNQELFNLELSCRTADFKEGLEAFRQRRAPKFQGR; from the coding sequence GTGAGTCAGGAGGCCGACGCGGCCGGTGCCGAGGGTGCGGTGGCAGTGCGCCGGGACGGCGCGGTGTTGCGGATAACGCTCGATCGCCCGTCGCGGCGTAACTCGTTGAGCGAGCCGATGATTGGGACCTTGGTCGAGACCTTGACCGATGCCGGAGCCGACGATTCGTTACGCGCCGTCCACATCCGCGGCGGCGACGACTTCTGCGCCGGAGTGGACTGGGTGGCCAGCAACGACCGGCGGCGGCCCCGCACCGGCGACCTGGTGCGGCGGATCCCCCACGCCGCTCACCGCGTGATCGAGCTTGTCGCGAGCATCCAGCTGCCGGTGCTCTGCACGGTGCGGGGATGGGCCGCGGGCTTCGGCTGCAACCTCGCGCTGGCGGCCGACTTCACCGTCGCCGCCGCCGACGCGGTGTTCTGGGAGCCCTTCGTGGATCGCGGTTTCAGCCCCGATTCGGGCGCCACCTGGCTGCTGCCCCGGCTGGTAGGCCTGGCACGGGCCAGGCGAATGCTGCTGCTGGGCGAGAAGGTCAGCGCGGTGGATGCGGCCGACTGGGGATTGATTCACCAGGCGGTGAGCCCCGCCGAACTCGACGATGTCACCGAAGAGTTGTTGCAGCGGCTGGCCTCGGGGCCGACGACGGCGATCGGGCTGGCCAAGCAGGCCCTGAGCTTCGGCCAGGACACGACGCTGAGCCAGTCCATGAACCAGGAGTTGTTTAACCTCGAACTGTCTTGCCGGACAGCCGATTTCAAGGAGGGCCTGGAGGCCTTCCGGCAGCGACGAGCACCGAAATTCCAGGGCCGATGA
- a CDS encoding enoyl-CoA hydratase has translation MSGSDGASEDAVLYEDTGTGVAILTFNRPDRLNAWGPDIAGGFYSAIDRAERDPAIRAIVLTGRGKGFCAGAYLGTPSSAPSYRDTMERASQTNLADLVGERPPHFVTTLRKPVIAAINGACVGIGLTHALMCDVRFAASGAKFAAVFARRGLIAEFGISWILPRLTTWGVALDLLLSGRTFLAEEAAELGLVKEVVEPEELMKRALDYAEDIARNCSPASMEVIKRQVYGDATRDVVDATSRAEVLLHEAMPRPDVIEGITSFLEKRPPQFPSLNSTDA, from the coding sequence ATGTCCGGCAGCGACGGCGCTTCCGAGGACGCGGTGCTCTACGAGGACACAGGCACCGGCGTCGCGATTCTGACCTTCAACCGCCCGGACCGCCTCAACGCCTGGGGGCCAGACATCGCCGGCGGGTTCTACTCCGCGATCGACCGCGCCGAACGGGACCCGGCCATCCGGGCGATCGTGCTGACCGGCCGGGGCAAGGGTTTTTGCGCCGGCGCGTATCTCGGTACGCCGAGTTCCGCACCCTCCTACCGCGACACGATGGAGAGGGCGAGTCAGACCAACCTCGCCGACTTGGTCGGCGAACGCCCGCCGCACTTCGTGACCACGCTCCGCAAGCCCGTCATCGCGGCCATCAACGGCGCCTGCGTCGGCATCGGCCTGACCCACGCGCTCATGTGCGACGTCCGGTTCGCGGCGTCCGGCGCCAAGTTCGCCGCGGTTTTCGCTCGCCGCGGACTGATCGCCGAGTTCGGCATCTCCTGGATCCTGCCGCGCCTCACCACGTGGGGTGTAGCCCTGGATCTGCTGCTCAGTGGCCGTACCTTCCTCGCCGAAGAGGCGGCCGAGCTCGGTCTCGTCAAGGAAGTGGTGGAGCCCGAGGAGCTGATGAAGCGCGCGCTGGACTATGCCGAGGATATCGCCCGCAATTGTTCGCCGGCTTCGATGGAAGTGATCAAGAGGCAAGTGTACGGCGACGCCACGCGCGACGTCGTGGACGCCACGTCGCGAGCCGAGGTCCTACTGCACGAGGCGATGCCGCGGCCGGACGTGATCGAAGGCATCACCAGTTTCCTCGAGAAGCGGCCGCCGCAGTTTCCCTCACTCAACTCGACCGACGCTTAG
- a CDS encoding SDR family NAD(P)-dependent oxidoreductase — protein sequence MDLGLANAATVVVGGSRGMGLAAARCLADEGARVALVGRSRDALDSAVADLTGRGSADALGLVADIGDAGQVDEAFAELDRRWGGELNVLVNTVGPGAAGTFDDLTDEQWRQAVEEGVMGMVRCVRAALPLLRSAPWARIVNFSAHSTQRQSVMLPAYTAAKSMLTSVSKNLSLLLAKDEILVNVVSPGSIASESLVGWAKSVGVDGDDPYALMDAIAKHFGHPAHMPRAGLPEEIGPVVAFLASRRNSYMTGANINVDGGSDFT from the coding sequence ATGGATTTAGGCCTGGCCAATGCCGCAACGGTGGTCGTCGGCGGTAGTCGTGGGATGGGGTTGGCGGCCGCCCGTTGCCTCGCCGACGAGGGCGCCCGGGTGGCGTTGGTCGGCCGTAGCCGCGACGCGCTCGACTCCGCGGTTGCGGACTTGACGGGGCGCGGTAGCGCGGATGCCCTCGGACTGGTCGCGGACATCGGCGATGCCGGGCAGGTTGACGAGGCATTCGCCGAACTCGACCGCCGATGGGGCGGCGAACTGAACGTGCTTGTCAATACGGTCGGGCCGGGCGCGGCGGGCACCTTCGATGATCTGACCGACGAGCAGTGGCGCCAAGCCGTCGAAGAGGGCGTGATGGGAATGGTGCGTTGCGTCCGCGCGGCACTTCCGCTGCTGCGCAGCGCGCCATGGGCGCGGATAGTCAACTTCTCGGCGCACTCGACCCAGCGACAAAGCGTCATGCTGCCCGCCTACACGGCGGCCAAATCGATGTTGACGAGCGTCTCCAAGAACCTGTCCCTGCTGTTGGCCAAGGACGAAATCTTGGTCAACGTGGTGTCGCCCGGCAGCATCGCGTCCGAGTCCCTGGTCGGTTGGGCGAAGTCGGTGGGCGTCGACGGCGACGATCCCTACGCGCTAATGGACGCGATTGCCAAGCACTTTGGCCATCCGGCGCACATGCCCCGGGCGGGCCTGCCGGAGGAGATCGGACCCGTGGTCGCCTTCCTCGCGTCGCGGCGCAACTCCTACATGACGGGGGCCAACATCAACGTCGACGGTGGTTCGGACTTCACGTAA
- a CDS encoding amidohydrolase family protein yields MATLGYQAIDVDNHYYEPLDAFTRHLDKKFKRRGVQMLSDGKRTWAVIGDRINHFIPNPTFDPIIVPGCLDLLFRGEIPEGVDPASLMKVERLASHPEYQNRDARIAVMDTQDIETVFMLPTFACGVEEALKADIEATMASVHAFNLWLDEDWGFDRPDHRIIAAPIISLADPVKALEEVEFVLARGAKLVLVRPAPVPGVVKPRSLGDPSHDPVWARLAEAGVPVGFHLSDSGYLHIAAQWGGKATFEGFGEKDPLDTVLLDDRAIHDTMASMIVHGVFTRHPKLRAVSIENGSYFVHRLIKRLKKAANNYPRHFPEDPVEQLRNNVWIAPYYEDDLAELANTIGIDKILFGSDWPHGEGLESPVSFVEELNGFSESDIRKVMRDNALDLLGVPVASGV; encoded by the coding sequence ATGGCCACTTTGGGGTACCAGGCGATTGACGTCGACAACCACTACTACGAGCCACTCGACGCTTTCACTCGCCACCTGGACAAGAAGTTCAAACGCCGCGGCGTGCAAATGCTCAGCGACGGCAAGCGCACCTGGGCCGTGATCGGGGACCGGATCAACCACTTCATCCCCAACCCGACCTTCGACCCGATCATCGTGCCGGGCTGCCTCGACTTGTTGTTCCGCGGCGAGATCCCCGAGGGCGTCGACCCGGCCTCGCTGATGAAAGTCGAGCGCCTGGCCAGCCACCCCGAGTACCAGAACCGCGATGCGCGGATTGCGGTGATGGACACCCAGGACATCGAAACGGTGTTCATGCTGCCGACTTTCGCGTGCGGCGTGGAGGAGGCGCTCAAGGCAGACATCGAGGCGACGATGGCTTCGGTGCACGCGTTCAACCTGTGGCTCGACGAGGACTGGGGCTTCGACCGGCCCGACCACCGAATCATTGCCGCGCCGATCATCTCGCTGGCCGATCCGGTCAAGGCGCTCGAAGAGGTCGAGTTCGTGTTGGCGCGAGGCGCCAAGCTGGTGCTGGTGCGGCCGGCGCCGGTGCCCGGTGTCGTGAAGCCCAGGTCGCTGGGGGATCCCAGTCACGACCCGGTGTGGGCCCGGCTGGCCGAGGCGGGGGTACCGGTGGGCTTCCATTTGTCCGACAGCGGCTATCTGCACATTGCGGCGCAGTGGGGCGGCAAAGCGACCTTCGAAGGGTTCGGTGAGAAGGACCCACTGGACACGGTGCTCCTCGACGACCGTGCCATCCACGACACGATGGCCTCGATGATCGTGCACGGCGTTTTCACCCGCCACCCCAAGCTCAGGGCGGTCAGCATCGAAAACGGTTCGTACTTCGTGCACCGGCTGATCAAGCGCCTGAAGAAGGCGGCCAACAATTATCCGCGGCACTTCCCCGAGGATCCGGTGGAGCAGTTGCGCAACAACGTGTGGATCGCCCCCTACTACGAGGACGATTTGGCGGAGCTGGCCAATACCATCGGTATCGACAAGATCCTCTTTGGCTCCGACTGGCCGCACGGCGAAGGCCTGGAGTCGCCGGTGTCCTTCGTCGAGGAGCTCAACGGCTTCAGCGAATCCGATATCCGAAAAGTGATGCGCGACAACGCCCTCGACCTGCTCGGCGTTCCTGTCGCGTCGGGCGTCTAG
- a CDS encoding amidohydrolase family protein, with protein sequence MKAIDCLVNVHFGETEKQPAWMLKVRDDYFKGPQSMFEPVELSQLLDEMDTQGVRKAILMDNLAKPSVTARKFVEEKPERFALAMGGVNLLRPMPSLRELSSIVNDLPVAYAAVGPSFWGDGQYPPSDAVYYPLYTKCAELELPLCINTGIPGPPIPGEVQNPIHLDRVCVRFPELKLCMIHGADPWWDIAIRLLIKYANLRLMTSAWSPKRLPESLLHYMRTRGPNKVIFASDWPVLKMRRVVPEAAGLDLPADVLENYLYNNAQEFFFGRQEER encoded by the coding sequence ATGAAAGCCATTGATTGCCTGGTCAACGTCCACTTCGGCGAGACTGAGAAGCAGCCGGCATGGATGCTCAAGGTGCGTGACGATTACTTCAAAGGTCCGCAGTCCATGTTCGAGCCGGTCGAGTTGTCGCAGCTGCTCGACGAAATGGACACTCAGGGTGTGCGCAAAGCCATCTTGATGGACAACCTGGCCAAGCCATCGGTGACCGCGCGCAAATTCGTCGAGGAGAAGCCCGAGCGTTTCGCCCTGGCGATGGGAGGGGTGAACCTGTTGCGGCCGATGCCGTCCCTGCGGGAACTCTCTTCCATCGTCAATGATTTGCCCGTCGCGTATGCCGCTGTCGGACCCAGCTTTTGGGGTGATGGTCAATACCCACCCAGCGACGCCGTCTACTACCCGCTATACACCAAGTGCGCCGAGCTCGAGCTGCCGCTGTGTATCAACACCGGTATTCCCGGGCCTCCCATCCCCGGGGAGGTACAGAATCCGATCCACCTCGACCGGGTCTGCGTGCGATTTCCGGAACTGAAGCTGTGCATGATCCACGGGGCGGATCCTTGGTGGGACATAGCGATCAGGTTGTTGATCAAATACGCCAACCTGCGCCTCATGACGTCGGCGTGGTCGCCCAAGCGGCTGCCGGAAAGCCTGCTGCACTACATGCGCACCCGCGGCCCCAACAAAGTGATCTTCGCTTCCGACTGGCCGGTGCTGAAAATGCGCCGCGTCGTTCCCGAAGCGGCCGGGCTCGACCTGCCCGCCGACGTGCTCGAAAACTACCTCTACAACAATGCACAAGAATTCTTCTTCGGTCGCCAGGAGGAACGCTGA
- a CDS encoding TetR/AcrR family transcriptional regulator yields the protein MEVPVVAKQATADKRQRRERGSINPDDIISGAFELAEQVSIDNLSMPLLGKHLGVGVTSIYWYFRKKDDLLNAMTDRALSKYVFATPYVEASDWRETLRNHARLMRKTFMGNPILCDLILIRAALSPRAARMGAEEMEKAIANLVEAGLSPEDAFDTYSAVSVHVRGSVVLQRLYEKNQSSDEGARAIEDAVAIDPEKTPLLAQVSRIGHRIGAPDETNFEYGLGCILDHASRLIEEGKGSKGGKAAPSRPRKAAKSPGSRARTKAPPAR from the coding sequence ATGGAGGTGCCCGTAGTGGCAAAGCAGGCTACCGCCGATAAGCGTCAACGACGCGAGCGCGGATCCATCAACCCCGATGACATTATCAGTGGCGCATTCGAACTCGCGGAGCAAGTGTCGATCGACAACCTGAGCATGCCGCTGCTGGGCAAACATCTCGGTGTCGGCGTCACCAGCATCTACTGGTACTTCCGCAAGAAAGACGACCTGCTCAACGCGATGACCGACCGTGCCTTGAGCAAGTATGTGTTCGCCACCCCCTACGTCGAGGCCAGTGACTGGCGCGAGACGTTGCGTAACCACGCGCGCCTGATGCGCAAGACGTTCATGGGCAACCCAATTCTGTGCGACCTGATCCTGATTCGCGCCGCGCTCAGCCCGAGGGCGGCTCGGATGGGTGCCGAGGAGATGGAGAAGGCGATCGCCAACCTGGTCGAGGCCGGCCTGTCGCCCGAGGATGCCTTCGACACCTACTCGGCGGTTTCGGTGCACGTCCGCGGGTCGGTGGTGCTGCAGCGCCTCTACGAGAAGAACCAATCCTCCGATGAGGGTGCACGCGCGATCGAGGACGCCGTCGCCATCGACCCCGAGAAGACCCCCCTGCTGGCTCAGGTGAGCCGGATCGGTCACCGCATCGGCGCCCCCGACGAAACCAACTTCGAGTACGGACTCGGCTGCATCCTCGACCACGCCAGCCGGTTGATCGAGGAGGGTAAGGGATCCAAAGGCGGCAAGGCGGCGCCGTCACGGCCACGCAAGGCGGCCAAGTCGCCCGGGTCGCGCGCGCGGACGAAGGCACCGCCCGCGCGCTAG
- a CDS encoding enoyl-CoA hydratase/isomerase family protein, with amino-acid sequence MTAPNSSDDRVLFEIDRDRRIATITLNNPSQRNSYDAAMREAVARCLDRVADDDDLTVVLLRGAGGVFSTGADMNNAYGWYGKQSQADGDDARAKRRPSQRRRLTVDRKSFGFYHNFMGFPKVTVGEIAGYALGGGFEMALMTDISVIARDTRIGMPATRFLGPALGSLHMFFHRLGPVLARRLLLTGDVIEAGEVEHLGIFTDTCDSAAVSARARYWAEKAAKMPADGVVIAKEAFRLVEQSQAYQGEEVASYLFHAFGTNLQFGPGEFNFVKTRAQHGTKEAFRLRDEYFDVPEPEV; translated from the coding sequence ATGACTGCCCCGAACTCCTCGGACGATCGCGTGCTGTTCGAGATCGACCGCGACCGTCGCATCGCCACGATCACGCTGAACAATCCGTCGCAACGCAACTCCTACGACGCCGCGATGCGCGAGGCCGTCGCCCGCTGTCTCGACCGGGTGGCCGACGACGACGACCTGACGGTGGTGTTGTTGCGGGGGGCCGGCGGCGTCTTCTCCACCGGGGCCGACATGAACAACGCGTACGGCTGGTACGGCAAGCAAAGCCAGGCCGACGGCGACGACGCACGGGCCAAGCGCCGCCCCAGTCAGCGCCGGCGACTCACCGTGGATCGCAAGTCTTTTGGCTTCTACCACAACTTCATGGGCTTTCCCAAGGTCACGGTGGGTGAGATCGCCGGCTATGCGCTCGGCGGTGGCTTCGAGATGGCGTTGATGACCGACATCTCCGTGATCGCGCGCGACACGAGGATCGGCATGCCGGCGACCCGGTTCCTCGGCCCCGCGCTCGGCAGCCTGCACATGTTCTTCCACCGGCTGGGTCCGGTGCTGGCGCGGCGCCTGCTGCTGACCGGCGACGTCATCGAGGCGGGCGAGGTCGAACATCTCGGAATCTTCACCGATACATGCGATTCCGCCGCCGTCTCAGCGCGGGCGCGGTACTGGGCCGAGAAGGCGGCGAAGATGCCCGCCGACGGAGTGGTCATCGCCAAGGAGGCGTTCCGTCTCGTCGAACAGAGCCAGGCCTACCAGGGTGAGGAAGTCGCCAGCTATCTCTTCCACGCGTTCGGCACTAACCTGCAATTCGGGCCGGGCGAGTTCAACTTCGTCAAGACCCGCGCACAGCACGGGACCAAGGAAGCGTTTCGGCTCCGCGACGAATACTTCGACGTCCCGGAACCCGAAGTGTGA